The Daucus carota subsp. sativus chromosome 7, DH1 v3.0, whole genome shotgun sequence genome window below encodes:
- the LOC108198075 gene encoding protein FAR1-RELATED SEQUENCE 5, whose product MAYLFDNDSSSSSDHDNFDYASVANPFMRRKKANVVNEVIYVEEDDYVDKGKKKVIFVDDEDDCHDNGGKKDDNTSFGRSERKNDYDNVDVGEKIHDFTFSNMNDVVPCSGMLFDNLDEVERFYRDYGRRVGFEVIIRNTHRHSRSNEACSRMYICRLGGRVCSSSANVDEELNLKRTRDTIDRTKCKARISVVHRVKTDKWEITTVELEHNHPMVTPDKVQFMQRSRNIGPVARSLIETLNKSGIGPSKVLKVMGEALGGLENVGFTNQDIRNVLRNIRRQVFDGGDAISGLALLEELKGNNFGKFFYRFDMDGENRVKALVWVDPRSANAYKNFGDVVTFDSTYRTNRYCMPFIPITGVNHHYQNILFGFALIRDEKETSYEWVLKTWLEAVDNKPPITIITDQDIALGNAIAKILPTTKHTYCSWHIGQKFTEKLSSLYTHYPEFKTEFNACVYKSLSPEEFQERWDDLVEKYHLITHDWLNDMYNIREKWIRAYTKESFAAGMTTTGRSESMNSFFDQYVQPSTGLKEFIENSQKALEYQYLHEVEADYNTQYKKRRLILNSPLEAHASQIYTKEMFRRFQIEFVKSATVMTFMH is encoded by the coding sequence ATGGcatatttatttgataatgaTTCTAGTTCTTCTAGTGATCATGATAATTTCGATTATGCTTCCGTTGCAAATCCTTTTATGCGTAGGAAAAAAGCTAATGTTGTAAATGAGGTAATTTatgttgaagaagatgattATGTtgataaaggaaaaaaaaaggttatttttgtcgatgatgaagatgattgtCATGATAATGGTGGGAAAAAGGATGATAATACAAGTTTTGGAAGAAGTGAACGGAAAAATGATTATGATAATGTTGATGTTGGGGAAAAAATACATGATTTTACTTTTTCCAATATGAATGATGTTGTTCCTTGTAGTGGCATGttgtttgataatttagatGAGGTGGAAAGATTTTATCGGGATTACGGGCGTAGGGTTGGATTCGAGGTTATCATTAGAAATACTCATAGGCATTCTAGAAGCAATGAAGCTTGTTCACGTATGTATATTTGCCGGCTAGGTGGGAGAGTATGTTCAAGTTCGGCTAATGTTGATGAGGAATTGAATTTAAAAAGGACTCGTGATACAATTGATCGGACAAAATGTAAGGCTCGAATTTCGGTTGTTCATAGAGTGAAGACGGATAAATGGGAAATAACCACAGTAGAGTTAGAACACAATCATCCAATGGTTACCCCAGACAAAGTACAATTCATGCAAAGATCGCGTAATATAGGTCCGGTTGCCCGATCTTTAATTGAGACGTTGAACAAATCGGGAATAGGACCCTCAAAAGTGTTGAAAGTGATGGGGGAAGCTCTCGGTGGATTAGAGAATGTTGGTTTTACTAATCAAGACATACGTAATGTTTTACGTAACATTCGACGTCAAGTGTTTGATGGTGGTGACGCAATTTCCGGGTTGGCTTTGTTAGAGGAGTTAAAGGGGAATAATTTCGGGAAGTTTTTCTATCGGTTTGATATGGATGGCGAGAATCGGGTTAAGGCTTTGGTGTGGGTTGACCCTCGATCGGCAAATGCATACAAGAATTTTGGTGATGTGGTTACATTCGACTCAACTTATCGGACTAATAGGTATTGTATGCCTTTCATACCTATCACGGGGGTTAACCATCACTACCAAAATATCTTATTTGGATTTGCACTCATTAGGGATGAGAAAGAAACATCTTATGAATGGGTTTTGAAAACTTGGTTGGAAGCCGTTGACAACAAACCTCCGATTACAATCATTACCGACCAAGACATTGCATTGGGAAATGCTATTGCCAAGATTTTACCAACCACCAAGCATACATATTGTTCTTGGCATATAGGTCAAAAGTTCACCGAAAAATTGTCTTCTTTGTATACTCATTATCCGGAGTTCAAAACGGAATTCAACGCATGTGTGTATAAGTCGTTATCACCGGAGGAATTTCAAGAAAGATGGGATGATTTGGTTGAGAAGTACCACCTCATAACTCATGATTGGCTAAATGATATGTACAATATTAGAGAGAAATGGATTCGGGCTTATACAAAAGAATCTTTTGCCGCCGGTATGACTACTACGGGAAGGAGCGAGTCAATGAATTCCTTTTTTGACCAATATGTGCAACCATCAACCGGTTTGAAGGAATTTATTGAGAACTCACAAAAGGCTTTGGAGTATCAATATCTTCACGAGGTTGAAGCTGACTACAACACCCAATACAAGAAAAGGAGACTTATATTAAACTCACCATTGGAGGCTCATGCATCGCAAATATACACCAAAGAGATGTTTAGGCGTTTTCAAATTGAGTTTGTCAAAAGTGCTACAGTTATGACATTTATGCATTAA
- the LOC108192355 gene encoding probable inactive histone-lysine N-methyltransferase SUVR1 yields MDAMRRIGFKDAMTRKVLNELLKTYGRDNWAFIETDCYKVLLDAIIEALEQERLKMVDANENSTEFNHNLPATECPENIGQEIMELEVASIQNVSEQVKQDQENELGEPDEEEMNKTEEEMNQDVMNDGHNANVDFDLNELPPDDADNPSS; encoded by the exons ATGGATGCCATGCGTAGAATTGGATTCAAAGATGCGATGACTAGGAAAGTACTGAATGAGTTACTCAAG ACCTACGGGAGGGACAATTGGGCTTTCATTGAGACGGATTGTTATAAAGTCTTGTTGGACGCAATTATCGAGGCATTAGAACAAGAACGTCTTAAAATGGTTGATGCCAATGAGAACTCTACAGAGTTCAATCATAATCTTCCAGCAACCGAGTGTCCAGAAAATATAGGACAAGAGATTATGGAGTTAGAAGTTGCTTCTATACAGAATGTTTCTGAGCAAGTGAAACAGGATCAAGAAAATGAACTTGGAGAACCGGATGAAGAG GAGATGAACAAAACTGAAGAGGAAATGAATCAGGATGTGATGAATGACGGTCACAATGCTAATGTGGACTTTGATCTGAATGAATTACCCCCGGATGATGCTGATAACCCTTCATCTTAA
- the LOC108192330 gene encoding peroxisomal nicotinamide adenine dinucleotide carrier: MSDALINGLAGAGGGIIAQLLTYPLQTVNTRQQTDRDQKRKDQHSSTLDQMYQVVKQEGWTRLYGGLTPSLVGTAASQGVYYYFYQIFRSKAEITALERRKRGLGDGTVGMFSSLMVAALSGCVNVLLTNPIWVVVTRMQTHRKKSQQTHSISSDDQVIVEVEAPPFGTNLAIQELYEESGLWGFWKGVLPTLIMVSNPSLQFMLYETLLKKLKQKRALSKNANKGVTALEIFLLGALAKLGATVVTYPLLVVKARLQAKQVIDGDKKRQYKGTADAIMKMIRYEGITGCYRGMSTKIVQSVLAAAVLFMIKEELVNGARWLLTKDAMNRARSKAS, translated from the exons ATGTCGGACGCTCTAATCAACGGTCTCGCCGGAGCTGGTGGTGGAATCATCGCTCAGCTCCTCACCTATCCTCTCCAGACT GTGAATACTCGTCAACAAACGGACAGAGATCAAAAGAGAAAGGATCAACACTCTAGTACTCTTGACCAAATGTATCAG GTTGTGAAACAAGAGGGATGGACTCGTCTATATGGCGGCTTAACACCATCACTTGTTGGAACAGCTGCCTCTCAG GGTGTATACTATTATTTCTATCAAATATTTAGGAGCAAGGCTGAAATTACTGCACTTGAACGTCGAAAAAGAGGGCTTGGGGATGGTACAGTTGGGATGTTTTCATCTCTTATGGTGGCTGCTTTGTCTGG GTGTGTGAATGTGCTGCTGACTAATCCTATTTGGGTTGTTGTTACACGCATGCAG ACTCACAGAAAGAAATCCCAACAAACTCATTCCATATCTTCAGATGATCAAGTTATTGTTGAGGTAGAAGCACCTCCATTTGGAACCAACCTTGCG ATTCAGGAACTTTATGAGGAATCTGGACTATGGGGATTCTGGAAAGGTGTTTTACCGACATTGATCATG GTGAGCAATCCTTCCTTGCAGTTTATGCTTTACGAAACATTATTGAAGAAGCTAAAGCAAAAGCGTGCTTTGAGCAAAAATGCTAATAAAGGAGTAACTGCTTTGGAG ATTTTTTTGCTTGGAGCTCTGGCTAAACTTGGAGCTACAGTTGTCACATATCCTCTTCTGGTTGTGAAG GCAAGGCTACAAGCAAAGCAGGTTATCGACGGAGACAAGAAACGTCAGTATAAAG GTACTGCAGATGCAATAATGAAGATGATTAGGTATGAAGGGATTACTGGTTGTTATAGAGGGATGAGCACAAAAATAGTACAAAGTGTTCTTGCCGCTGCAGTTTTATTCATGATCAAGGAAGAACTTGTTAATGGAGCTAGGTGGTTGCTAACAAAAGATGCTATGAATAGGGCGAGATCCAAGGCTTCATGA
- the LOC108192350 gene encoding large ribosomal subunit protein uL10 codes for MAPKASKADKKIAYDAKLCQLLDEYTQILVAAADNVGSKQLQNIRKGLRGDSVVLMGKNTMMKRSVRIHAEKTGNEAFLNIIPLLVGNVGLIFTKGDLKEVSEEVAKYKVGAPARVGLVAPVDVVVPPGNTGLDPSQTSFFQVLNIPTKINKGTVEIITPVELIKKGDKVGSSEAALLAKLGIRPFSYGLVVLSVYDNGTVFSPEVLDMTEDDLVAKFAVGVSMVTSLSLALSYPTLAAAPHMFINAYKNVLAIALETEYSFPQADKVKEYLADPSKFVAAAAPAATADSGSAPAAAAAEEKKEEPAEESDDDMGFSLFD; via the exons ATGGCACCGAAAGCATCGAAAGCCGATAAGAAGATTGCTTATGACGCAAAGCTGTGTCAACTTCTTGATGAGTACACGCAGATCTTGGTGGCTGCTGCTGATAATGTGGGCTCCAAGCAGCTTCAGAATATCCGAAAGGGTTTGCGTGGTGATTCTGTTGTGTTGATGGGGAAGAATACTATGATGAAGAGGTCTGTTAGGATTCATGCTGAGAAGACCGGCAATGAGGCTTTTCTTAACATCATTCCACTGCTTGTT GGCAATGTTGGACTGATCTTTACTAAGGGGGATTTGAAGGAAGTGAGCGAGGAGGTTGCCAAGTACAAG GTTGGAGCTCCTGCGCGTGTTGGTTTGGTTGCTCCTGTTGATGTTGTTGTGCCACCAGGGAACACTGGTCTTGATCCATCTCAGACATCCTTCTTCCAG GTGCTTAACATTCCGACTAAGATTAACAAGGGTACTGTTGAAATTATCACCCCAGTTGAGCTTATCAAAAAGGGTGACAAAGTGGGTTCTTCTGAAGCTGCTCTGCTTGCAAAGCTTGGTATCAGGCCCTTTTCATATGGTCTTGTTGTCTTGTCTGTTTACGACAACGGAACAGTTTTCAGTCCAGAGGTTCTTGATATGACTGAAGATGATCTTGTTGCCAAGTTTGCTGTTGGTGTTTCAATGGTCACTTCCCTGTCACTGGCCTTGTCCTACCCAACTCTGGCAGCCGCTCCTCATATGTTTATCAACGCCTACAAGAATGTGTTAGCAATTGCTCTCGAGACAGAATATTCATTTCCTCAGGCTGATAAAGTAAAGGAGTATCTTGCG GATCCTAGCAAGTTTGTAGCTGCTGCTGCACCAGCTGCAACTGCTGATTCTGGTTCTGCCCCTGCTGCAGCTGCTGCCgaagagaagaaagaagagCCTGCTGAGGAATCAGATGATGACATGGGTTTCAGCCTGTTTGATTAA
- the LOC108192385 gene encoding aquaporin PIP1-2 — MEGKEEDVKLGANKFNERQPIGTAAQSQDKDYKEPPPSPLFEASELSSWSFYRAGIAEFIATFLFLYITVLTVMGVSKAPNKCASVGIQGIAWAFGGMIFALVYCTAGISGGHINPAVTFGLFLGRKLTVTRAVYYMVMQCLGAICGAGVVKGFEGKRVFTDKGGGANVVAHGYTKGDGLGAEIVGTFVLVYTVFSATDAKRSARDSHVPILAPLPIGFAVFLVHLATIPITGTGINPARSLGAAIVFNKDVAWHDHWIFWVGPFIGAALAALYHVVVIRAIPFKSK; from the exons atggaGGGTAAGGAAGAAGATGTGAAGCTAGGAGCCAACAAGTTCAACGAGAGGCAGCCAATAGGAACAGCAGCTCAGAGCCAGGATAAAGATTACAAGGAGCCACCTCCGTCGCCGCTGTTCGAGGCTTCTGAGCTCAGCTCCTGGTCCTTTTACAGAGCTGGGATAGCGGAGTTCATTGCCACTTTTCTGTTCTTGTACATAACTGTTTTGACGGTCATGGGCGTCTCCAAGGCTCCCAACAAGTGCGCTTCCGTGGGTATTCAAGGCATTGCGTGGGCTTTCGGTGGCATGATCTTTGCTCTTGTTTATTGCACTGCCGGCATCTCTG GGGGACACATTAACCCAGCGGTGACATTTGGGTTGTTTCTGGGGAGGAAGTTGACTGTGACCAGAGCTGTGTACTACATGGTGATGCAATGTTTGGGTGCCATCTGTGGGGCTGGAGTGGTAAAAGGCTTTGAAGGAAAGCGAGTGTTTACTGATAAAGGTGGAGGTGCTAATGTAGTTGCTCATGGTTATACCAAGGGTGATGGTCTTGGTGCGGAGATTGTCGGAACATTTGTTCTTGTTTACACCGTCTTCTCCGCCACTGATGCCAAGCGCAGCGCCAGAGATTCTCACGTCCCT ATTTTGGCACCATTGCCTATCGGCTTCGCGGTGTTTTTGGTACACTTGGCCACTATTCCCATCACTGGCACCGGAATCAATCCTGCAAGGAGTTTGGGTGCAGCCATCGTCTTTAACAAGGACGTCGCGTGGCACGACCAT TGGATTTTCTGGGTAGGACCATTCATCGGAGCAGCACTGGCAGCACTGTACCACGTAGTTGTGATCAGAGCAATTCCGTTCAAGTCCAAGTGA
- the LOC108192287 gene encoding eukaryotic translation initiation factor 3 subunit F produces MSAGELTVLQFTPSPTSLSAKVHPLVIFNICDCFVRRPDQAERVIGTLLGSVLPDGTVDIRNSYAVPHNESLDQVALDIDYHHNMLASHQKVNPKEVIVGWFSTGFGVSGGSALIHEFYSREATNPVHLTVDTGFTNGDATIKGFVSVNLSLGDHQLASQFQEIPLDLRMVEAERIGFDVLKKTAVDKLPNDLEGMEDSMKKLLALIDDVYKYVDDVVEGRLAPDNNIGRFISDTVASIPKLSSSAFEKLVNDSIQDQLVLLYLSSITRTQLSLAEKLNTAAQIL; encoded by the exons ATGTCGGCGGGTGAGCTGACGGTTTTGCAATTCACGCCATCTCCGACGAGTTTATCGGCGAAGGTTCACCCACTGGTGATATTCAACATATGTGATTGCTTTGTTAGAAGACCTGACCAAGCTGAGCGAGTCATCGGGACTCTTCTCGGCTCTGTTTTGCCTGATGGCACTGTTGACATTCGTAACTCTTATGCTGTTCCTCACAACGAGTCGTTAGATCAG GTTGCATTGGACATCGATTACCACCACAATATGTTGGCATCTCACCAGAAGGTCAACCCGAAGGAAGTTATTGTTGGATG GTTCTCAACAGGTTTTGGAGTCTCAGGTGGCAGTGCTTTGATTCATGAATTTTATTCCCGAGAAGCAACAAATCCTGTACATTTGACTGTAGATACAGGGTTCACAAATGGAGATGCTACTATTAAAGGTTTTGTGTCTGTTAACTTATCTCTCGGGGATCATCAACTAGCATCACAGTTTCAAGAAATTCCATTAGATCTAAGGATGGTCGAAGCCGAGCGTATTGGAT TTGACGTCCTTAAGAAAACAGCCGTAGACAAACTCCCAAATGATTTGGAAGGGATGGAAGATTCAATGAAGAAGTTATTAGCTTTGATTGATGATGTCTACAAATATGTTGATGATGTTGTG GAAGGGCGTCTTGCACCGGATAATAACATTGGAAGATTTATCTCGGATACTGTGGCATCTATTCCCAAATTATCTTCCTCGGCCTTTGAGAAGCTTGTGAATGACAGTATTCAG GACCAACTAGTGTTGCTGTATTTGTCAAGCATAACAAGAACACAACTCAGTCTGGCAGAGAAGTTGAATACAGctgctcaaattctttga